A portion of the Cryptomeria japonica chromosome 5, Sugi_1.0, whole genome shotgun sequence genome contains these proteins:
- the LOC131069789 gene encoding uncharacterized protein LOC131069789 isoform X1: MNGHCERKMQAKSLSQVLQEKQEEALVVSKGKMKRGRGYRLSGQGYELSSSSSSATTLREAAARILEPRLHSCTTVRYLVHLDRMANFKNSKRLRKSHAYVDEELSGKNNTSASNAAELLLNALGLSRFFVFNNKNRGATGQRKNKYNLLKSILTRVAPSKECIKDASSASELGFSNAPRPWPEVQGSEEARLRIYDIVRWNSFQESEFLDIYENAGHSRTSLVREKESRGDVISSTCFSSLERKVSGTGKGNVEDFSFSSSSSEWLESSLDSDRGSNSTGRSSSSDCSELKGIDPDPDPCNLEESYFSLEIDRAGDFDHSPRSAVNIITTKPQMCEAVCNRYEGSVTCIQKDYMRAPSTSITTPLNFMPEIDEVTSTDDVKSDSTDIEENKCAPYMNKRVSERGSKVSNENSEEEQQSPISVLDSLTYGLEFQVQQIGGARKHVLKKICEYEQLAQMNPVVLQCTTTTCPLEEVTVDTDKLVEMELMSGREEWKWKRFTVEREEIGIKIEVAIFRLLLEDLLLDLLAF; the protein is encoded by the exons ATGAATGGACATTGTGAGCGTAAAATGCAGGCAAAATCTCTTTCACAAGTGTTGCAGGAGAAGCAGGAGGAGGCTTTGGTGGTTTCGAAAGGCAAAATGAAGAGAGGCAGAGGGTACAGATTATCAGGGCAAGGGTATGAGTTGAGCTCCTCATCATCGAGCGCAACAACTCTCAGGGAAGCGGCCGCCAGGATTTTGGAGCCCAGATTGCATTCCTGTACAACCGTTCGTTACCTTGTTCATTTGGATCGTATGGCTAATTTTAAAAATAGTAAACGCTTGAGAAAATCACATGCGTATGTGGACGAGGAGTTGAGTGGTAAGAACAACACCTCCGCCTCCAATGCTGCAGAGCTCCTACTCAACGCACTCGGATTGTCTAGGTTTTTTGTCTTCAACAACAAGAACAGGGGAGCAACAGGGCAGAGGAAGAATAAATATAATCTACTCAAGTCTATTTTGACAAGGGTAGCCCCGTCTAAGGAGTGTATCAAAGATGCATCATCTGCTTCAGAGTTGGGATTCTCAAATGCCCCGAGGCCTTGGCCGGAAGTGCAAGGAAGTGAGGAAGCTAGACTTAGAATATATGACATTGTGAGGTGGAATTCGTTCCAAGAATCAGAATTTCTTGATATCTATGAGAATGCGGGCCATTCAAGGACCAGCTTGGTGAGAGAAAAGGAAAGCCGTGGAGATGTTATTAGTAGTACCTGcttttcttcattggaaaggaagGTCAGTGGGACTGGGAAAGGAAATGTAGAGGATTTTTCCTTTAGCAGTAGCAGCAGTGAATGGCTAGAATCGAGCCTCGACAGTGACCGTGGATCAAACTCTACTGGTCGAAGCAGCAGCTCTGATTGTAGTGAGCTTAAAGGAATTGATCCCGATCCTGATCCTTGCAATTTAGAGGAATCCTATTTTTCCTTGGAGATCGATCGAGCTGGTGATTTTGATCACAGTCCGAGATCTGCAGTGAATATCATCACAACAAAACCCCAAATGTGTGAAGCTGTCTGTAATCGGTATGAAGGATCTGTTACTTGCATTCAAAAAGATTATATGCGTGCTCCGTCGACTTCTATTACGACTCCTCTGAATTTCATGCCGGAGATAGATGAAGTGACTTCAACTGATGACGTTAAGTCGGACTCCACAGATATTGAG GAGAACAAATGCGCTCCCTACATGAATAAAAGGGTTTCGGAGAGAGGTAGCAAGGTAAGCAATGAGAATTCAGAAGAGGAACAACAAAGTCCAATTTCTGTCCTGGACTCACTCACATACGGCTTAGAGTTTCAAGTTCAACAGA TAGGAGGAGCTAGAAAACATGTGCTTAAGAAGATATGCGAATATGAGCAGCTGGCTCAAATGAATCCCGTTGTTTTGCAGTGTACTACGACTACATGCCCATTGGAAGAGGTAACAGTTGATACAGACAAGCTTGTGGAGATGGAGTTGATGAGCGGAAGAGAAGAATGGAAGTGGAAGAGGTTTACAGTAGAAAGGGAAGAAATAGGGATAAAAATTGAAGTAGCAATTTTCCGACTGCTGCTGGAGGACCTTCTACTCGATCTTCTTGCATTCTAG
- the LOC131069789 gene encoding uncharacterized protein LOC131069789 isoform X2: MNGHCERKMQAKSLSQVLQEKQEEALVVSKGKMKRGRGYRLSGQGYELSSSSSSATTLREAAARILEPRLHSCTTVRYLVHLDRMANFKNSKRLRKSHAYVDEELSGKNNTSASNAAELLLNALGLSRFFVFNNKNRGATGQRKNKYNLLKSILTRVAPSKECIKDASSASELGFSNAPRPWPEVQGSEEARLRIYDIVRWNSFQESEFLDIYENAGHSRTSLVREKESRGDVISSTCFSSLERKVSGTGKGNVEDFSFSSSSSEWLESSLDSDRGSNSTGRSSSSDCSELKGIDPDPDPCNLEESYFSLEIDRAGDFDHSPRSAVNIITTKPQMCEAVCNRYEGSVTCIQKDYMRAPSTSITTPLNFMPEIDEVTSTDDVKSDSTDIEENKCAPYMNKRVSERGSKVSNENSEEEQQSPISVLDSLTYGLEFQVQQRGARKHVLKKICEYEQLAQMNPVVLQCTTTTCPLEEVTVDTDKLVEMELMSGREEWKWKRFTVEREEIGIKIEVAIFRLLLEDLLLDLLAF; encoded by the exons ATGAATGGACATTGTGAGCGTAAAATGCAGGCAAAATCTCTTTCACAAGTGTTGCAGGAGAAGCAGGAGGAGGCTTTGGTGGTTTCGAAAGGCAAAATGAAGAGAGGCAGAGGGTACAGATTATCAGGGCAAGGGTATGAGTTGAGCTCCTCATCATCGAGCGCAACAACTCTCAGGGAAGCGGCCGCCAGGATTTTGGAGCCCAGATTGCATTCCTGTACAACCGTTCGTTACCTTGTTCATTTGGATCGTATGGCTAATTTTAAAAATAGTAAACGCTTGAGAAAATCACATGCGTATGTGGACGAGGAGTTGAGTGGTAAGAACAACACCTCCGCCTCCAATGCTGCAGAGCTCCTACTCAACGCACTCGGATTGTCTAGGTTTTTTGTCTTCAACAACAAGAACAGGGGAGCAACAGGGCAGAGGAAGAATAAATATAATCTACTCAAGTCTATTTTGACAAGGGTAGCCCCGTCTAAGGAGTGTATCAAAGATGCATCATCTGCTTCAGAGTTGGGATTCTCAAATGCCCCGAGGCCTTGGCCGGAAGTGCAAGGAAGTGAGGAAGCTAGACTTAGAATATATGACATTGTGAGGTGGAATTCGTTCCAAGAATCAGAATTTCTTGATATCTATGAGAATGCGGGCCATTCAAGGACCAGCTTGGTGAGAGAAAAGGAAAGCCGTGGAGATGTTATTAGTAGTACCTGcttttcttcattggaaaggaagGTCAGTGGGACTGGGAAAGGAAATGTAGAGGATTTTTCCTTTAGCAGTAGCAGCAGTGAATGGCTAGAATCGAGCCTCGACAGTGACCGTGGATCAAACTCTACTGGTCGAAGCAGCAGCTCTGATTGTAGTGAGCTTAAAGGAATTGATCCCGATCCTGATCCTTGCAATTTAGAGGAATCCTATTTTTCCTTGGAGATCGATCGAGCTGGTGATTTTGATCACAGTCCGAGATCTGCAGTGAATATCATCACAACAAAACCCCAAATGTGTGAAGCTGTCTGTAATCGGTATGAAGGATCTGTTACTTGCATTCAAAAAGATTATATGCGTGCTCCGTCGACTTCTATTACGACTCCTCTGAATTTCATGCCGGAGATAGATGAAGTGACTTCAACTGATGACGTTAAGTCGGACTCCACAGATATTGAG GAGAACAAATGCGCTCCCTACATGAATAAAAGGGTTTCGGAGAGAGGTAGCAAGGTAAGCAATGAGAATTCAGAAGAGGAACAACAAAGTCCAATTTCTGTCCTGGACTCACTCACATACGGCTTAGAGTTTCAAGTTCAACAGA GAGGAGCTAGAAAACATGTGCTTAAGAAGATATGCGAATATGAGCAGCTGGCTCAAATGAATCCCGTTGTTTTGCAGTGTACTACGACTACATGCCCATTGGAAGAGGTAACAGTTGATACAGACAAGCTTGTGGAGATGGAGTTGATGAGCGGAAGAGAAGAATGGAAGTGGAAGAGGTTTACAGTAGAAAGGGAAGAAATAGGGATAAAAATTGAAGTAGCAATTTTCCGACTGCTGCTGGAGGACCTTCTACTCGATCTTCTTGCATTCTAG
- the LOC131069789 gene encoding uncharacterized protein LOC131069789 isoform X3, producing the protein MNGHCERKMQAKSLSQVLQEKQEEALVVSKGKMKRGRGYRLSGQGYELSSSSSSATTLREAAARILEPRLHSCTTVRYLVHLDRMANFKNSKRLRKSHAYVDEELSGKNNTSASNAAELLLNALGLSRFFVFNNKNRGATGQRKNKYNLLKSILTRVAPSKECIKDASSASELGFSNAPRPWPEVQGSEEARLRIYDIVRWNSFQESEFLDIYENAGHSRTSLVREKESRGDVISSTCFSSLERKVSGTGKGNVEDFSFSSSSSEWLESSLDSDRGSNSTGRSSSSDCSELKGIDPDPDPCNLEESYFSLEIDRAGDFDHSPRSAVNIITTKPQMCEAVCNRYEGSVTCIQKDYMRAPSTSITTPLNFMPEIDEVTSTDDVKSDSTDIEENKCAPYMNKRVSERGSKVSNENSEEEQQSPISVLDSLTYGLEFQVQQMYYDYMPIGRGNS; encoded by the exons ATGAATGGACATTGTGAGCGTAAAATGCAGGCAAAATCTCTTTCACAAGTGTTGCAGGAGAAGCAGGAGGAGGCTTTGGTGGTTTCGAAAGGCAAAATGAAGAGAGGCAGAGGGTACAGATTATCAGGGCAAGGGTATGAGTTGAGCTCCTCATCATCGAGCGCAACAACTCTCAGGGAAGCGGCCGCCAGGATTTTGGAGCCCAGATTGCATTCCTGTACAACCGTTCGTTACCTTGTTCATTTGGATCGTATGGCTAATTTTAAAAATAGTAAACGCTTGAGAAAATCACATGCGTATGTGGACGAGGAGTTGAGTGGTAAGAACAACACCTCCGCCTCCAATGCTGCAGAGCTCCTACTCAACGCACTCGGATTGTCTAGGTTTTTTGTCTTCAACAACAAGAACAGGGGAGCAACAGGGCAGAGGAAGAATAAATATAATCTACTCAAGTCTATTTTGACAAGGGTAGCCCCGTCTAAGGAGTGTATCAAAGATGCATCATCTGCTTCAGAGTTGGGATTCTCAAATGCCCCGAGGCCTTGGCCGGAAGTGCAAGGAAGTGAGGAAGCTAGACTTAGAATATATGACATTGTGAGGTGGAATTCGTTCCAAGAATCAGAATTTCTTGATATCTATGAGAATGCGGGCCATTCAAGGACCAGCTTGGTGAGAGAAAAGGAAAGCCGTGGAGATGTTATTAGTAGTACCTGcttttcttcattggaaaggaagGTCAGTGGGACTGGGAAAGGAAATGTAGAGGATTTTTCCTTTAGCAGTAGCAGCAGTGAATGGCTAGAATCGAGCCTCGACAGTGACCGTGGATCAAACTCTACTGGTCGAAGCAGCAGCTCTGATTGTAGTGAGCTTAAAGGAATTGATCCCGATCCTGATCCTTGCAATTTAGAGGAATCCTATTTTTCCTTGGAGATCGATCGAGCTGGTGATTTTGATCACAGTCCGAGATCTGCAGTGAATATCATCACAACAAAACCCCAAATGTGTGAAGCTGTCTGTAATCGGTATGAAGGATCTGTTACTTGCATTCAAAAAGATTATATGCGTGCTCCGTCGACTTCTATTACGACTCCTCTGAATTTCATGCCGGAGATAGATGAAGTGACTTCAACTGATGACGTTAAGTCGGACTCCACAGATATTGAG GAGAACAAATGCGCTCCCTACATGAATAAAAGGGTTTCGGAGAGAGGTAGCAAGGTAAGCAATGAGAATTCAGAAGAGGAACAACAAAGTCCAATTTCTGTCCTGGACTCACTCACATACGGCTTAGAGTTTCAAGTTCAACAGA TGTACTACGACTACATGCCCATTGGAAGAGGTAACAGTTGA